From a single Apium graveolens cultivar Ventura chromosome 2, ASM990537v1, whole genome shotgun sequence genomic region:
- the LOC141689398 gene encoding tetrahydroanabasine acetyltransferase-like yields the protein MATPLLIHKKDIIPVKPANSTPFEVLSLSTIDNEYVHESHFEIVFVYKESNNTDSDPALVIKEALSKVLVYYYPLAGKLKRETDGKLRITCNADGVPFLEAYADCQLSSLNYLDGIGSETLKLLSFDCPSESEYGYHPLFLRVTKFSCGGFTITMRFSHAIFDGSGAVQFYKAMAELASGKSEPTLKPVWERERLVGRKCEDLEFPPIGRSLFASSPFLPCTNVAHESFYVTEEAIGRLKMSLSRELEKTEMENFTTAEILGAYIWRSRARALQLSFNGKTIFCMTMGMRGRMNPPLNAGYYGNAILYSPEVVLTTRDLEEFPLSKVAKLIKESKKSLNSGSDFVQKMLDKIETMLQNHIKDENARGTSCMALTDWRHIGLLDEVDFGWKGVVNMVPIPWNNLLNLCVLLPPCKINYATKGKGGVRVLVTLPQAAMTKMKEEMEILNQH from the coding sequence ATGGCAACTCCGTTGTTGATTCATAAGAAAGACATTATACCGGTGAAACCTGCAAACTCCACCCCTTTTGAAGTTCTTTCTTTGTCTACCATAGACAATGAATATGTCCATGAATCACATTTTGAAATAGTCTTTGTATACAAGGAGAGTAACAACACTGATTCAGACCCAGCTTTGGTTATTAAAGAAGCCCTTTCCAAGGTGTTGGTTTACTACTATCCCTTAGCTGGGAAGCTCAAACGAGAGACGGATGGGAAACTCAGAATCACTTGCAATGCAGATGGTGTGCCTTTTCTGGAAGCGTATGCTGATTGTCAACTTTCTTCACTTAATTATTTGGATGGAATTGGCTCTGAGACTCTCAAACTTCTGTCTTTTGATTGTCCTAGTGAAAGTGAATATGGTTATCATCCTCTTTTTTTGAGGGTCACGAAATTTTCTTGTGGCGGATTTACTATTACGATGAGGTTTTCACATGCAATATTCGATGGATCTGGTGCAGTTCAATTTTACAAGGCTATGGCTGAGCTAGCAAGCGGAAAGAGTGAGCCAACACTCAAGCCTGTGTGGGAGAGGGAAAGGCTAGTAGGAAGAAAATGTGAAGATCTTGAATTTCCTCCTATAGGCAGGTCTTTGTTCGCAAGTTCACCATTTTTGCCATGTACTAATGTTGCACATGAATCTTTCTATGTAACGGAAGAAGCTATAGGAAGACTTAAAATGAGTTTGTCAAGGGAACTGGAGAAAACAGAGATGGAAAACTTCACCACTGCTGAAATTCTTGGAGCCTATATTTGGAGATCTAGAGCTAGAGCTTTACAACTAAGTTTTAATGGAAAAACCATATTTTGCATGACTATGGGGATGAGAGGCAGGATGAATCCACCCCTGAATGCAGGATATTATGGCAATGCTATCTTATATTCTCCTGAGGTAGTGTTGACAACGAGAGACTTGGAGGAATTTCCTCTTTCCAAAGTCGCCAAACTGATCAAAGAGAGCAAAAAATCATTGAATTCTGGCAGTGATTTTGTTCAAAAGATGCTAGATAAGATAGAGACAATGCTGCAGAATCATATTAAGGATGAGAATGCCAGAGGTACATCGTGTATGGCATTAACAGACTGGAGACATATAGGATTACTGGATGAAGTGGATTTTGGTTGGAAGGGAGTAGTAAATATGGTACCAATACCATGGAACAATCTATTGAATTTGTGTGTGTTATTACCTCCTTGCAAAATTAATTATGCTACTAAGGGAAAAGGTGGTGTGAGGGTACTTGTTACCCTCCCTCAAGCTGCAATGACCAAAATGAAGGAGGAAATGGAAATTCTTAATCAGCATTGA